Proteins from one Actinomycetota bacterium genomic window:
- a CDS encoding BsuBI/PstI family type II restriction endonuclease has translation MNALDSAGVRTGQAIMALKDLGLPAAQQNERTALALLALLGMTPETPWADAATPMLGITQMMAVFRDHWGKDYAPNTRETVRRQSVHQLIAAGVLVQNPDDPTRPVNSGKNVYQVTPEAFSVLTAFGTDAWAALAKGYREEVGSLVERWAMERYLQRIAVTLPNGEAITLSPGGQNPVIVAVIQEFCSRYTPGGHVLYIGDADDKWVVREDEALRALAIDVDEHGKMPDVVIHDVSRGWLILVEAVTSHGPMDAKRVDELNRLFASSTAGLVFVTAFPDRATFKRWAGDLSWETEVWLVAEPSHMIHFNGDRYLGPHERTVSDFMWNE, from the coding sequence ATGAATGCTCTCGACAGTGCTGGCGTTCGGACGGGCCAAGCAATCATGGCCCTGAAGGACCTGGGGCTTCCAGCAGCCCAGCAGAACGAGCGCACTGCGCTGGCGTTGCTCGCGCTTCTTGGGATGACACCTGAGACGCCATGGGCAGATGCTGCAACGCCGATGCTCGGTATCACTCAGATGATGGCGGTGTTCCGTGACCATTGGGGCAAGGACTACGCGCCGAACACGCGCGAGACAGTGCGTCGACAGTCCGTTCACCAATTGATCGCGGCGGGAGTGCTCGTTCAGAATCCCGATGACCCAACACGTCCTGTGAATTCCGGAAAGAACGTCTATCAGGTGACGCCCGAAGCCTTCTCGGTTCTGACCGCATTCGGGACTGATGCCTGGGCTGCCCTCGCTAAAGGCTACAGAGAAGAAGTGGGTTCGCTTGTCGAGCGCTGGGCGATGGAGCGTTACCTTCAGCGGATCGCAGTCACCCTTCCGAATGGTGAAGCAATCACGCTTTCGCCAGGAGGCCAGAACCCTGTGATCGTTGCGGTCATCCAGGAATTCTGCTCGCGCTACACACCCGGTGGTCACGTCCTTTATATCGGTGACGCAGATGACAAGTGGGTCGTGCGCGAGGACGAGGCGCTCAGAGCGCTTGCGATTGATGTTGATGAACATGGGAAAATGCCAGATGTTGTCATCCACGACGTGTCTAGGGGCTGGCTCATACTCGTCGAGGCAGTAACGTCGCATGGGCCCATGGATGCGAAGCGAGTTGATGAACTCAACAGGCTGTTCGCTAGTTCGACTGCCGGGTTGGTCTTCGTCACGGCCTTTCCTGATCGCGCGACATTCAAACGATGGGCCGGAGATTTATCGTGGGAGACGGAAGTGTGGCTCGTAGCCGAGCCGTCACACATGATCCACTTCAATGGAGATCGCTATCTGGGTCCTCATGAGCGCACCGTGTCCGACTTCATGTGGAACGAATGA
- a CDS encoding Eco57I restriction-modification methylase domain-containing protein produces the protein MPSREEAAHALLERAELRRQEFSARIGDRHRSKFGQFFTPGQVARHLASLLDVPKAGKWRVVDPGAGTGSLTAAVMARAIEAGFKGNIAFTAFEIDESLAVGLDETLEECVAAGGEFGITVTTDRHTDDFLSWVASHDQHGGQELTRFDAVVMNPPYKKIARGSRERLMAENAGCGSPNLYTAFVTMALRVMGDGGQIVAITPRSFANGPYFLSFRRDLLLHTSLRHVHVYESRSSAFADTEVLQENVIWRADVGAKRGTVVISHSESPAHEAVSRAVPHKSVVSDDDGNLFLHFRLDEDADAVAGLMEAMPETLTTLGVEVSTGIVVDFRSREHLSEIATPDTVPMVYPAHLRGGVSHWPDGVEKPSYFVATDTSRKMLLPEGWYVVVKRFSAKEEKRRVVASLWDPVLNGGPVAFDNKTNIFHIRKQGLDEEVARGLTAYLNTRFVDEAFRQFSGHTQVNATDLKELRYPTVDQLRIMGQRLESSAPWGDEMDDLLVASMRPERKSA, from the coding sequence ATGCCGAGTCGTGAGGAAGCCGCTCACGCTCTGTTAGAGCGTGCAGAGCTCAGACGCCAGGAATTTAGTGCGCGCATCGGCGACAGGCACCGAAGCAAGTTCGGCCAGTTTTTCACTCCTGGCCAGGTTGCGCGCCACTTAGCGTCCCTGCTGGACGTCCCGAAGGCGGGTAAGTGGCGAGTAGTGGATCCAGGTGCGGGGACTGGGAGTCTGACGGCCGCGGTTATGGCGCGAGCCATCGAAGCAGGATTCAAAGGGAATATCGCTTTCACGGCTTTCGAGATTGACGAGTCATTAGCGGTTGGCCTAGATGAAACCCTCGAAGAGTGTGTGGCCGCAGGGGGTGAGTTTGGAATCACTGTCACGACGGATCGACATACCGACGACTTTCTGAGCTGGGTCGCCTCGCACGACCAACACGGAGGTCAGGAACTAACGAGGTTCGATGCGGTAGTTATGAACCCGCCCTACAAGAAGATCGCACGCGGTTCACGGGAACGACTGATGGCTGAGAACGCAGGTTGCGGGAGTCCGAACCTTTACACGGCATTTGTGACTATGGCGCTGCGTGTAATGGGCGATGGTGGGCAGATCGTCGCTATTACGCCCCGGAGTTTTGCTAACGGTCCCTATTTCCTATCGTTCCGCCGGGACCTGCTTCTGCACACTTCGTTACGCCACGTCCACGTGTACGAGAGCCGCTCCTCGGCGTTCGCAGACACCGAGGTACTGCAAGAAAACGTGATCTGGCGGGCAGATGTCGGGGCCAAGCGTGGAACCGTCGTCATCTCCCACAGTGAATCGCCAGCCCATGAGGCTGTAAGTCGGGCTGTTCCACATAAATCGGTGGTATCTGATGACGATGGCAACCTCTTTCTGCACTTCCGTCTCGACGAAGACGCTGACGCGGTGGCTGGACTAATGGAAGCAATGCCAGAAACGTTGACGACGCTTGGCGTGGAAGTCAGCACAGGGATTGTTGTGGACTTCCGAAGCCGCGAACACCTAAGTGAAATCGCCACCCCCGACACAGTGCCCATGGTTTACCCCGCGCACTTAAGAGGTGGAGTGTCGCATTGGCCTGATGGCGTTGAAAAGCCGAGTTATTTTGTAGCCACCGATACTTCACGGAAGATGCTTCTGCCTGAAGGTTGGTATGTTGTTGTCAAGCGTTTCAGTGCGAAGGAAGAGAAACGTCGGGTAGTTGCCTCACTTTGGGATCCCGTGCTGAACGGTGGCCCCGTCGCCTTCGACAACAAAACAAACATATTTCATATCCGCAAGCAAGGGTTGGACGAAGAGGTAGCTAGGGGCCTAACTGCGTATCTGAATACGCGATTCGTTGATGAAGCCTTCAGACAGTTCAGTGGGCACACACAAGTGAACGCCACTGACCTCAAGGAACTTCGTTACCCGACCGTGGACCAGCTGAGAATAATGGGCCAACGCCTCGAGAGTAGCGCGCCTTGGGGAGATGAAATGGACGATCTGCTCGTGGCATCTATGCGGCCCGAACGGAAGTCAGCATGA
- a CDS encoding AAA family ATPase translates to MTAHAKVTIIGQTAAGMGQVWYRVTGNTGVGNVQVAYRVGAGAEDARRVRFVGAGATAELIGFRPGELIVDPVDYLHIELAFSGRYLTRGVKMQRSQLARVPAGPIHDVVVAAMCRAGLGPGSVFASRDAGNWWRAVSRGAERGRSVSFLTATGLLRAAARAGANVEESELHSALGRSTRARLFGPVAARRDTDAVQQLDLDALEVETLSDEELGERVWRAAEAASSRREPVGNAGYELTLTLPKSISLYALTGDPVVAGEWLDVMETAATRALERLMAEAGFCSTGHRGEGQNVMLMPADGWAGFIATEISSRAGDPHLHVHCTLPNVLVGQDGIVRTMADGGRELHVNAPRFAAWGQEFVLAEAQARGLLGEVWFSPRTAQWEAGGFSDDTLWAFSRGRQAVLAEEADADDGQPISTSGRGARNRAAKTRATQAKADEQPTWAQLRERVLTRAGELGVDLAAERDATGERFASPSMWSDRDWVDWVSYVACRHESVTSLAKIRSIVDLATAGMPEAERSLITRVVVQDGFVRAHQSRDRGMRSGGQQWISKSALEAEARLLERMSTSAYQAPGLTWRTGTGISRFEVDRGWQLSSEQQRAVQAIVDGTAPVTLISGVGGSGKTSVLAAAHMGFNGERYGLLVTSTATRAASAAGHESGAPWMNLTALVHRITSGQPVHARVIVVDEASMADVATLARVADYCAQKGKRLVLQGDHAQLRAVGAGDAFNVLCSAQPDSVIRLEVNQRQRTEVGRVVAAALHARDLDTAWEHLTADGAVLVARNREHKLDLVATTVVRAISTHGADNVTCDAVTNAEVDDLNDRIHAQLLAAHTIDPAAAVIYQGRSGQRVLAPGTVLRVRTPLSHRDPARRLVRGDRAVVVHAGRDEVCVRFDDGKQRRLKPNALLRHLDYGYVGTTHTVQGQTSEIHIASLSPTKDAASLYVSASRARGRTLFVADARDYLTDKEMRAAAQWHPADLDDEVLERVHAVLAGRAEHLDSPHSALGPTRGPARPSYGRRTGLPSSGMSM, encoded by the coding sequence ATGACGGCTCACGCGAAGGTGACGATCATCGGTCAGACGGCTGCTGGGATGGGTCAGGTCTGGTATCGCGTCACTGGCAACACCGGAGTCGGGAACGTGCAGGTTGCCTATCGGGTCGGTGCGGGCGCGGAGGACGCGCGACGCGTGCGATTCGTCGGGGCCGGTGCCACCGCAGAACTCATCGGCTTTCGACCGGGCGAACTCATCGTCGACCCTGTCGATTACCTGCACATTGAGTTGGCCTTCTCGGGTCGGTATCTGACGCGCGGGGTGAAGATGCAGCGATCGCAACTGGCGCGTGTTCCAGCCGGGCCGATCCATGATGTCGTTGTCGCCGCCATGTGCCGGGCTGGCCTCGGCCCGGGGAGCGTCTTCGCGTCGCGGGATGCGGGCAACTGGTGGCGCGCCGTTTCCCGAGGTGCTGAGCGAGGCAGGTCAGTGTCGTTCCTGACTGCGACCGGGCTGCTTCGCGCCGCAGCGCGTGCTGGCGCGAATGTGGAGGAGTCGGAGTTGCATTCCGCACTTGGTCGCTCGACTCGCGCCCGCCTATTCGGCCCGGTCGCCGCGCGCCGGGATACCGACGCGGTTCAGCAGTTGGATCTGGACGCACTTGAGGTGGAGACGTTGAGCGACGAGGAACTTGGGGAGCGGGTGTGGCGAGCCGCTGAGGCAGCGTCGTCGCGCCGCGAGCCGGTCGGCAATGCCGGGTATGAGTTGACGTTGACACTTCCGAAGTCGATCAGCCTATATGCCTTGACCGGAGATCCTGTCGTGGCTGGGGAATGGCTGGACGTTATGGAGACTGCGGCAACGCGCGCGCTCGAACGGCTGATGGCTGAGGCGGGCTTCTGCTCGACCGGCCATCGCGGGGAAGGCCAAAACGTCATGCTGATGCCAGCGGATGGTTGGGCCGGGTTCATCGCGACTGAGATCTCTTCCCGTGCCGGCGACCCGCACCTGCACGTGCACTGCACCTTGCCTAACGTGCTCGTCGGACAGGACGGGATTGTCCGCACGATGGCCGACGGTGGGCGCGAGTTGCATGTGAACGCACCGCGGTTCGCTGCGTGGGGTCAGGAGTTCGTTCTCGCCGAGGCCCAGGCTCGAGGTCTGTTGGGGGAGGTGTGGTTTAGCCCGCGGACGGCGCAATGGGAGGCAGGTGGATTCAGCGACGACACTTTGTGGGCGTTCTCCCGCGGCCGTCAGGCGGTGTTGGCGGAAGAGGCCGACGCTGACGACGGGCAACCCATTTCCACGTCGGGTCGAGGTGCCCGCAATCGTGCCGCGAAAACGCGAGCCACCCAAGCGAAGGCTGATGAGCAACCGACCTGGGCGCAATTGCGCGAACGGGTACTCACGCGTGCCGGCGAACTTGGAGTGGACCTTGCGGCGGAGCGCGACGCGACGGGGGAGCGGTTCGCTTCGCCATCGATGTGGTCGGACCGTGACTGGGTCGACTGGGTGTCGTATGTCGCTTGCCGGCACGAGTCCGTCACCAGTCTGGCCAAGATCCGATCCATCGTGGATCTGGCAACTGCTGGCATGCCCGAAGCCGAACGTTCGCTCATCACGCGCGTGGTTGTCCAGGATGGTTTCGTCCGTGCGCACCAATCACGGGACCGCGGCATGCGCAGCGGCGGGCAGCAATGGATCTCCAAGTCCGCACTCGAGGCCGAGGCTCGCCTGTTGGAGCGCATGTCCACGAGCGCTTACCAGGCTCCAGGGCTGACCTGGCGAACAGGGACGGGCATCAGCCGTTTCGAGGTCGACCGCGGTTGGCAGTTGTCTAGCGAACAGCAGCGCGCAGTGCAGGCAATCGTGGACGGCACCGCACCGGTCACGTTGATCTCAGGCGTCGGCGGTTCGGGCAAGACCAGCGTCCTGGCGGCGGCTCACATGGGATTCAACGGCGAGCGGTACGGATTGCTGGTGACGTCCACCGCGACGCGCGCCGCTTCCGCAGCAGGTCACGAGTCGGGTGCGCCGTGGATGAACCTGACCGCGTTGGTCCATCGGATCACTAGCGGTCAGCCGGTGCACGCTCGGGTCATCGTGGTCGACGAAGCATCGATGGCGGACGTTGCAACCCTCGCGCGAGTCGCCGACTACTGCGCGCAGAAGGGCAAGCGTCTGGTCCTGCAGGGCGATCATGCCCAGTTGCGAGCAGTGGGAGCCGGCGACGCCTTCAACGTCCTGTGCTCAGCACAGCCGGACTCCGTGATTCGACTCGAGGTCAACCAGCGGCAGCGCACCGAAGTAGGTCGGGTGGTCGCAGCCGCTCTGCACGCCCGAGATCTCGACACCGCGTGGGAACACCTCACCGCCGATGGTGCCGTTCTGGTTGCCCGCAATCGCGAGCACAAGCTTGATCTCGTCGCTACCACGGTGGTACGCGCGATCAGCACACATGGCGCTGACAACGTCACGTGCGATGCGGTCACCAATGCTGAGGTTGATGACCTCAACGACCGCATCCACGCTCAGCTCCTCGCAGCACACACCATCGACCCGGCTGCAGCGGTCATCTATCAAGGACGCTCGGGCCAGCGAGTGTTGGCCCCTGGCACGGTCTTACGCGTTCGCACTCCACTGAGCCATCGGGATCCCGCGCGCAGGCTTGTCCGAGGCGACCGCGCGGTAGTCGTCCACGCAGGCCGGGACGAAGTCTGCGTCCGTTTCGACGATGGGAAGCAGCGCCGCCTGAAGCCCAATGCTCTGCTCAGGCATCTGGACTACGGCTACGTCGGAACCACGCACACGGTGCAGGGCCAGACCAGCGAAATCCACATTGCCTCGCTTTCCCCGACCAAAGACGCGGCCAGCCTGTACGTCAGCGCGAGTCGTGCCCGTGGACGAACCTTGTTCGTTGCCGATGCCCGGGACTACCTCACGGACAAGGAAATGCGAGCAGCCGCACAGTGGCACCCTGCCGACCTCGACGACGAAGTCCTCGAGAGAGTCCACGCAGTGCTCGCCGGCCGTGCCGAACACCTCGATTCACCCCACAGCGCCCTCGGACCTACTCGGGGCCCGGCGAGGCCTTCATACGGCAGACGCACGGGCCTCCCGAGTTCGGGGATGTCGATGTGA
- a CDS encoding excisionase family DNA-binding protein — MARAQVKIGEPTLTVTISPAWLTADGAAAYTSLTADYVKAAFRHGDLPGYRHGRRTLRFKITDLDAWMSAAEVKASNVVVSGSVAGITSGFRTNPSRRGRSS; from the coding sequence ATGGCGAGAGCGCAGGTCAAGATAGGCGAACCAACCTTGACAGTGACTATCTCACCTGCGTGGCTGACTGCAGATGGAGCTGCCGCCTATACGTCTCTGACTGCCGACTACGTCAAGGCTGCGTTCCGTCATGGTGACCTTCCCGGCTACCGGCATGGTCGCCGGACGCTGCGGTTCAAGATCACTGACCTTGACGCGTGGATGAGCGCGGCGGAGGTCAAGGCGTCCAACGTTGTCGTCAGTGGGTCGGTCGCCGGGATCACCTCGGGTTTTCGGACGAACCCTTCGCGTCGCGGTCGGTCTTCTTGA
- a CDS encoding site-specific integrase, giving the protein MAWIRRRTRSDGLVSIAVQWRDIRGKLQSETFRETDEAAANEFLRLVEGSGGDWPPRWVKGEGFPAAVSSVTVRAAALAWVASNTQASDRTRAEYRRSLDRYLPEGDPFGEWPAGLVKHSDVRKWIRRLQDRQVVTKRGDSADTLSAKTIRNVHTVVSAGFDLLLRDGDISSNPALGAAPSLGDKPNDHVLTVAEYRALLSYIPLHYRPLIETLVRTGSRWGEATALLVGDVNPDADNPRIRIDKAWTEGDRRGEYREGTPKTQRGYRSAAIDEALLATLAPLMVGRGRDEFLFTTATGRVVRHNNFYARIWAPAATTAFQSGELTFKPRIHDLRHAQATWLLESGVPVGEVARRLGHDPITLMRVYSHVLNPDTRASANVITRLLGSTEGVEVNTAIAAPRKSRAKPKGVKKTDRDAKGSSENPR; this is encoded by the coding sequence ATGGCCTGGATTAGGCGCAGGACACGCAGCGATGGTCTCGTTTCGATAGCCGTTCAATGGCGGGACATTCGCGGAAAGCTCCAGTCGGAAACGTTCAGGGAAACTGACGAGGCCGCCGCCAACGAATTCCTGCGACTCGTTGAGGGCAGTGGCGGTGACTGGCCTCCTCGTTGGGTCAAGGGGGAAGGGTTCCCTGCGGCCGTGTCGAGTGTGACGGTGCGGGCCGCCGCCCTGGCGTGGGTGGCGTCGAACACCCAGGCATCCGACCGGACCCGAGCCGAATACCGGCGCTCGCTGGATCGGTACCTGCCCGAAGGCGACCCGTTCGGAGAATGGCCCGCTGGGCTTGTGAAGCACTCTGATGTTCGCAAGTGGATAAGGCGGCTTCAAGACCGGCAAGTGGTAACGAAGAGAGGGGATTCTGCTGACACGCTGTCAGCAAAAACGATCCGAAACGTCCATACGGTCGTGTCGGCGGGCTTCGATCTGCTGCTGCGGGACGGAGACATTTCGTCGAATCCCGCACTTGGCGCTGCACCGAGCCTCGGGGACAAGCCAAACGATCATGTGCTGACCGTCGCGGAGTATCGAGCGCTCCTGTCCTACATTCCCCTTCACTACCGACCATTGATCGAGACGCTCGTGCGAACCGGCTCTCGATGGGGCGAGGCCACCGCGCTTCTGGTCGGTGACGTCAACCCAGACGCAGACAACCCGCGTATCCGAATAGACAAGGCCTGGACTGAGGGCGACAGACGCGGCGAATACAGGGAGGGCACCCCCAAGACGCAGCGGGGCTACCGAAGCGCCGCTATTGATGAGGCGCTGCTTGCGACGCTCGCGCCTCTCATGGTCGGTCGAGGCCGCGACGAGTTCCTGTTCACGACCGCCACCGGGCGGGTCGTCCGTCATAACAACTTCTACGCCCGAATTTGGGCTCCTGCCGCGACTACTGCGTTCCAATCCGGGGAACTCACGTTCAAGCCCCGCATCCATGACCTTCGACATGCGCAAGCGACCTGGCTCCTGGAATCCGGGGTACCTGTGGGCGAGGTTGCACGTCGCCTGGGACACGATCCCATCACCCTCATGCGGGTCTACTCGCACGTGTTGAACCCCGATACGCGGGCAAGCGCCAATGTCATCACCCGGCTGCTGGGTTCCACAGAAGGCGTGGAAGTGAACACCGCGATCGCTGCGCCTCGCAAGAGCCGGGCAAAACCCAAAGGGGTCAAGAAGACCGACCGCGACGCGAAGGGTTCGTCCGAAAACCCGAGGTGA
- the orn gene encoding oligoribonuclease: protein MANGDQLVWVDCEMTGLLPETDEIVEIACIVTDAELNELDAGISLVVKCNDAPLAAMDEFVVNMHTESGLIDEIPLGITLHDAEARVLAYVKTHVTEAGKAQLAGSSVYVDRGFLAKYMPELDGYLHYRLVDVSSIKELVRRWYPRTYYGLPEKHGNHRALGDIRESIAELRYYREAVFVAQPGPDSAIAKELGMRHVVDHAQGSESGQ from the coding sequence ATGGCTAACGGCGATCAACTGGTGTGGGTGGACTGCGAGATGACGGGATTGCTCCCCGAAACCGATGAGATCGTCGAGATCGCCTGCATCGTCACTGACGCAGAACTCAATGAACTCGACGCGGGCATCAGCCTCGTCGTGAAGTGCAACGACGCACCTCTCGCGGCCATGGACGAGTTCGTCGTGAACATGCACACCGAATCCGGGCTTATCGACGAGATCCCCCTCGGCATTACTCTTCACGATGCCGAAGCGCGGGTGCTGGCGTACGTCAAGACACATGTGACCGAGGCAGGTAAGGCGCAGCTCGCTGGTTCCAGCGTCTACGTCGACCGCGGATTCCTCGCCAAGTACATGCCTGAACTCGATGGCTATCTGCACTACCGACTTGTCGATGTGTCCAGCATCAAAGAACTGGTGCGTCGTTGGTATCCGCGTACGTATTACGGCCTGCCCGAAAAGCACGGCAATCACCGAGCCCTTGGAGATATCCGCGAATCGATCGCTGAACTGCGCTACTACCGCGAAGCCGTCTTCGTTGCGCAGCCCGGGCCAGACTCGGCAATAGCCAAGGAACTTGGCATGCGTCACGTGGTCGACCACGCCCAAGGGAGCGAGTCCGGCCAGTAG
- a CDS encoding universal stress protein: protein MWSNRVVVGFDGSETSLLTAKWAAAEAELRGLGLTLVNALILPTSGGTFGPGMAVGLDTLEDIRKSAQTTLDEVAATLAGKDVQSIVQIGSPTGVLLEASETAALLVVGSRGHGGFKELLLGSVSSQLVAHADCPVIVMRYETDAAKDRIVVGIDGSEASNAAVGFAFATASLHKWKLVAVHAWDVPSFDLVIMPGTPVPTNFESINDSEVRLAAEVLAGFQAEYPDVEIEQVVTRGNAVKALLEASPAAAMIVVGTRGHGQVMSSVLGSVSHGVLHKAKVPVAVVGEPVEKS, encoded by the coding sequence ATGTGGAGCAATCGTGTCGTCGTTGGATTTGATGGCAGCGAAACCTCGCTTCTGACTGCCAAATGGGCCGCCGCCGAGGCCGAACTAAGGGGGCTCGGACTCACATTGGTCAATGCGCTCATCCTGCCAACATCAGGCGGCACTTTCGGCCCCGGCATGGCCGTAGGCCTGGACACCTTGGAAGACATTCGTAAGTCTGCGCAAACCACGCTCGATGAAGTGGCTGCCACATTGGCGGGCAAGGACGTGCAGTCGATCGTACAAATCGGATCCCCGACTGGTGTGCTGCTTGAAGCGAGTGAAACCGCAGCATTGCTTGTCGTCGGCTCGCGCGGACATGGCGGGTTCAAGGAGTTGCTGCTCGGGTCGGTGAGCTCCCAGCTCGTGGCCCACGCTGACTGCCCCGTGATCGTCATGCGCTATGAGACCGACGCCGCGAAGGATCGCATCGTCGTCGGCATCGACGGAAGCGAGGCGTCCAATGCAGCCGTCGGATTCGCATTCGCCACTGCCAGCCTTCACAAGTGGAAGCTTGTGGCAGTGCATGCCTGGGATGTGCCCTCCTTTGACTTGGTGATCATGCCTGGAACACCTGTCCCGACGAACTTCGAGAGCATCAATGACTCAGAGGTGCGCTTGGCAGCCGAAGTGCTTGCTGGCTTTCAAGCCGAATACCCAGATGTCGAAATCGAGCAGGTCGTGACACGTGGGAATGCGGTGAAAGCGCTGCTCGAGGCTTCGCCTGCGGCAGCCATGATCGTTGTCGGCACTCGTGGACATGGCCAGGTCATGAGTTCTGTGCTGGGTTCGGTCAGCCACGGCGTGCTGCACAAGGCAAAGGTGCCGGTAGCAGTCGTTGGAGAGCCCGTCGAGAAGTCTTGA
- a CDS encoding lysophospholipid acyltransferase family protein has product MADSVYRPLVFAAKGMLRLLGLKFDVQGQEHFPAVGGAILAINHVSFLDYIFAGIPADRAGHRLVRYMAKDGIFKHPVAGPPMRAMGHISVDRDAGSEAFRAGVRMLQGGELLGVFPESTMSRSFELLPFKSGAVRMAAMAQVPIIPMITFGGQRVLGYGHRDLSRSKTIAITIGEPMMIEKRADAHAETDKLRTVMGQILDETVARYPKPAGEDLWWIPARLGGSALTPEQVRAARRQSAPGSVDEDSD; this is encoded by the coding sequence ATGGCAGATTCGGTGTATCGACCCCTCGTGTTTGCGGCCAAGGGGATGCTTCGACTCCTCGGACTGAAGTTCGATGTCCAAGGACAAGAGCACTTTCCCGCCGTTGGCGGGGCAATCCTGGCGATCAATCACGTGAGTTTCCTTGACTACATCTTCGCAGGTATCCCTGCTGATCGCGCTGGCCACCGACTCGTGCGGTACATGGCCAAAGACGGAATCTTCAAGCACCCAGTTGCTGGTCCTCCGATGCGAGCGATGGGTCACATCAGTGTGGATCGCGATGCTGGCTCTGAGGCATTCCGTGCAGGGGTTCGCATGTTGCAAGGCGGCGAGCTCCTGGGCGTATTTCCGGAAAGCACGATGAGTCGGTCATTCGAGCTCTTGCCGTTCAAGAGCGGAGCGGTGCGCATGGCCGCGATGGCGCAAGTACCGATCATTCCGATGATCACCTTCGGCGGACAGCGAGTCTTGGGCTACGGGCACCGCGACCTTTCTCGCAGCAAGACCATCGCCATCACCATCGGTGAGCCGATGATGATTGAGAAGCGAGCCGATGCCCACGCCGAAACCGACAAGCTCCGCACAGTGATGGGCCAAATTCTTGATGAGACGGTTGCGCGCTATCCCAAGCCGGCCGGTGAGGACTTGTGGTGGATACCGGCTCGACTCGGTGGCTCGGCCCTGACGCCAGAGCAGGTCAGGGCGGCGCGCCGGCAATCTGCGCCAGGCTCAGTGGATGAGGATTCGGACTGA